In Primulina eburnea isolate SZY01 chromosome 14, ASM2296580v1, whole genome shotgun sequence, the following proteins share a genomic window:
- the LOC140811310 gene encoding uncharacterized protein, whose translation MDIDVAIKLLRGIVLFLEEFREDGYDKAMVEAKEMACEMGIEAVFREKRVIRRKKQFGESNSEEVIQSAAESFRINYFLFIIDQARSSMKARFEQFQKYEETFGFLFNLERLQHADDETLLGSCKNLENSLTHKGCSDINGDDLFSELTFLRCSLPREAKSAIDVVNYLKKMDGCFPNAHIAYKILLTVPVTVASAERSFGFIGFFHGRPGNDFYHGKSKP comes from the exons ATGGATATTGATGTTGCTATCAAACTTTTACGAGGAATTGTTTTATTTCTTGAAGAATTTAGAGAAGATGGTTACGATAAGGCCATGgttgaagctaaagaaatggcaTGTGAGATGGGTATTGAAGCTGTATTTCGAGAGAAACGTGTTATTCGAAGAAAGAAACAATTTGGTGAAAGTAACAGTGAAGAAGTGATACAGTCAGCTGCAGAATCTTTTCGAATTAACTACTTTCTCTTTATAATCGATCAAGCTCGTTCTTCtatgaaagctcgatttgaacagtttcaaaaatatgaagaaACATTTGGTTTTTTGTTCAATCTAGAGAGGTTACAACATGCAGACGATGAAACTTTGTTGGGGTCTTgcaaaaatcttgaaaattctTTGACTCATAAGGGTTGTTCTGATATTAATGGGGATGATCTATTTTCGGAGTTGACATTCTTGCGGTGCTCATTACCAAGAGAAGCAAAATCGGCCATTGATGTAGTGAATTACTTAAAGAAAATGGATGGATGTTTTCCAAATGCTCATATTGCTTATAAAATCTTGTTGACTGTCCCGgtcacagtagcaagtgcagagcgaa GTTTTGGTTTCATCGGATTCTTCCATGGCCGTCCAGGCAATGACTTCTACCATGGAAAATCGAAACCCTAG